In one Spirosoma rigui genomic region, the following are encoded:
- a CDS encoding DUF937 domain-containing protein, with amino-acid sequence MAVHLLSYLKEQFTPGVIDLLSQELGETPTATLKAVNGAIPVLLGGLTRRAQASGGASSIVGLLSKGDYSHTPLDVSQVLDEHQQTEETVTAARGFLTAIFGDNLTRTSELIGTYSGTKPQSSLTILGLAGGVLMGVLGRQEQEKGLSAHNLSTLLLGQATEIRKAVPSGLEGVSSLLGFNELQTPAGPQTEVQGADNFSGTVINPNIPKSPEGDRRLENVRWLRWVMVVIAVLVAALIIQKCSENQNGTDGISTDSTARVESNAVEDTSAATRRSIQEAHGQTGDSTVPGALGIRDSSATDRP; translated from the coding sequence ATGGCCGTTCACTTATTATCTTACCTCAAAGAACAGTTCACGCCGGGTGTCATTGATTTGCTCAGCCAGGAATTGGGCGAGACGCCCACCGCTACCCTGAAAGCTGTAAACGGTGCCATACCGGTGCTGCTGGGTGGACTGACCCGCCGGGCTCAGGCGTCGGGTGGCGCGTCGTCAATCGTGGGACTGCTGTCAAAGGGTGATTACAGCCATACCCCGCTCGACGTGAGCCAGGTACTGGATGAACACCAGCAAACGGAAGAGACCGTAACGGCAGCACGAGGTTTCCTGACGGCGATCTTTGGCGATAACCTGACCCGTACTAGCGAGCTGATCGGTACGTATAGCGGAACGAAGCCGCAGTCGTCCCTGACCATACTCGGCCTCGCCGGTGGCGTGCTGATGGGCGTGCTCGGCCGGCAGGAGCAGGAAAAAGGGTTGTCAGCCCACAATCTGTCGACGCTGCTGCTGGGGCAGGCTACCGAAATTCGGAAGGCGGTCCCGTCGGGGCTTGAAGGGGTCAGCAGTCTGCTGGGCTTCAACGAGCTACAGACGCCGGCCGGTCCGCAAACCGAGGTGCAGGGGGCCGATAATTTCAGCGGTACGGTTATCAATCCAAATATTCCCAAAAGCCCGGAAGGTGACCGGCGGCTCGAAAACGTACGGTGGCTACGCTGGGTGATGGTTGTGATTGCGGTTCTGGTGGCAGCTCTGATTATTCAGAAATGCAGCGAAAACCAGAACGGAACTGATGGCATAAGTACCGACTCGACTGCACGGGTAGAGTCGAACGCGGTTGAAGATACGTCGGCAGCTACGCGTCGGAGCATTCAGGAGGCCCACGGCCAAACCGGCGATTCAACTGTACCGGGGGCGTTGGGGATCCGCGATTCGTCGGCTACAGATCGCCCATAA
- the lysM gene encoding peptidoglycan-binding protein LysM — MGLLSFFKGVGEKIFHKDQVAAPADPAQAEKVEPVRAQALLDHVKQLGLAYNALTIKTKGDTVTLIGSVKSQEDAEKIALAVGNVEGVEAVDNQLDVAEPAAEGKYYTVKSGDTLSKISKEVYGDPMKYGVIFEANKPMLKDPDLIYPNQVLRIPQL; from the coding sequence ATGGGTTTATTATCATTTTTCAAGGGCGTTGGAGAGAAGATTTTCCACAAAGACCAGGTGGCTGCTCCAGCCGATCCAGCTCAGGCCGAGAAGGTAGAGCCCGTTCGGGCGCAGGCCCTGCTCGATCACGTTAAACAACTTGGTCTGGCCTACAACGCCCTGACGATTAAGACCAAAGGGGATACCGTTACGCTGATTGGTTCGGTTAAGTCGCAGGAGGACGCCGAGAAAATTGCGCTGGCCGTTGGTAACGTGGAAGGTGTAGAAGCTGTCGATAATCAACTGGACGTAGCCGAACCTGCTGCCGAAGGAAAATACTATACCGTGAAGTCGGGCGATACGCTGTCGAAGATCTCGAAAGAAGTATACGGCGACCCCATGAAGTACGGCGTTATTTTTGAAGCAAATAAGCCGATGCTGAAAGATCCTGACCTGATTTATCCAAACCAGGTACTGCGGATCCCCCAGCTGTAA